In a genomic window of Saccharomyces kudriavzevii IFO 1802 strain IFO1802 genome assembly, chromosome: 2:
- the MIX23 gene encoding Mix23p (similar to Saccharomyces cerevisiae YBL107C; ancestral locus Anc_7.443) codes for MVDNKRTFTAPQSLLESNLTFPNDEPSLTTITVTRERCVDPSLIDSFLRFLRHGSDDIIRQKLNNYRKASSNGKNKCKEFLKQELYPNWQIRNNIISFCENEAANIKTETDQKFNNIGGSVIEPITDARIDPYAARERVEEQEAQYRDWTKVTEWVANNRKIEQILTSTTDGILRQNCEQNEDYLKQFSRFCKDNA; via the coding sequence ATGGTCGACAATAAACGTACGTTTACTGCGCCTCAAAGCTTACTTGAATCCAACCTTACTTTTCCTAATGATGAACCGTCACTTACTACAATCACTGTTACACGGGAGAGGTGTGTTGATCCGAGTTTAATAGATTCATTTCTGAGGTTTCTGAGGCATGGGAGTGATGATATAATcagacaaaaattaaataacTATAGGAAGGCCTCTTCCAATGGGAAGAACAAGTGTAAAGAATTTTTAAAGCAAGAGCTATATCCAAATTGGCAAATACGGAACAATataatttccttttgcGAAAATGAAGCAGCTAACATAAAAACTGAGACCGatcaaaaattcaacaaTATTGGAGGGAGTGTCATCGAACCCATTACAGATGCAAGGATTGATCCTTATGCAGCGAGGGAAAGAGTGGAGGAACAAGAAGCCCAGTATAGGGATTGGACGAAGGTCACAGAGTGGGTGGCGAATAACAGAAAAATAGAGCAGATTCTAACCTCTACAACAGATGGAATTTTAAGGCAAAATTGCGAGCAAAATGAAGACTACTTAAAACAGTTTTCTCGTTTCTGCAAAGACAATGCCTGA
- the SRO77 gene encoding putative Rab GTPase-binding protein SRO77 (similar to Saccharomyces cerevisiae SRO77 (YBL106C) and SRO7 (YPR032W); ancestral locus Anc_7.442) yields MFKRSRRLKNVSNAIKSARVHDVSNGIDAKVFDAKKICTYGMNGQIIVTTFDYTQSLLAVATTSGEIHIYGQKQIEVVFTLKNRTQIKDMRFVKGIYLVAVDDKNNLIVLSLYSKQILTTVFCPNSITCIETDPSLDWMLIGLESGSVLVYDVDRNQMSKLRIENLQKSMFLPKERLSPIVSIQWNPRDIGTILISYEHITVIYSFVDAKVKQHFFYQLEPYAPGGDLSTGIEKKRTPKVIQSLYHPNSLHVLTVHEDNSLVFWDVSSGKLIQARSIFETHVNFPISTSKDDSLKEIPAIFKVAWLCQRNPEYTSLLIATKATNNLGSPQELTMIDLGGTPMYSVTSFDAMSKYYAKPVQQKLFSLAGKAPLVNFLPLPKASPFFGGCHDTNIILLLLEDGELETLIYPTGSFSSKASIFPRSLAWVRPTVTTCMAKSVQKKLWLGVMTIAQSDSFLKGGVSASRSIRNHKTRCALLTGHSNGSVKIWDASHSEITENAVFEVNTAKILNRGTDLAIRNISFAPETLELAVSSETGDVVLFKFETNKFYNHHPSNGALELKFSRFSLDDSSSILVDVTDRSPSNVKQGFMPSTVIHAKKGTVSTILNSDIGFVAIGYNEGTLVLLDRRGPAIIFSENIRVLSKAGSSYVSAIHCSVMEYGNDGYSSILMLCGTNIGELLTFKILPAAGGTFEVKYADSTKTNNQGRILKIDSFAKESGYSCSATMTKMQDLSKGVPINGFVTVTGETDIRLVSPGKSKDTHALLKCPIASSGLSFIPIINGKGERRLSTIMIALLVNGDVRIMTVPELKEIKNLRCTIPVITQYIENSSVLENGDIVIRNGKFQASLISVINESAAGTNQNSDISQPNPIDTLYNPDLRISYRPQVNSLQWARGTVYCTPHQLDELLGGTERPESKYEESAIAQGTVSSSRSNTTGKSFAGSSEHMYTRPVRNGTRSGGYGLLKSVSRAVETRLDMVETTINDYATTMGQTMNDAMEETGKDMMKSAVGF; encoded by the coding sequence ATGTTTAAAAGAAGCAGACGTTTGAAGAATGTGTCGAATGCAATCAAATCTGCAAGAGTTCATGATGTATCGAATGGCATTGACGCTAAGGTTTTCGAtgccaagaaaatatgCACGTACGGTATGAATGGACAGATAATCGTTACCACATTTGATTACACCCAAAGCCTTTTGGCAGTTGCTACCACTTCTGGTGAAATTCATATTTACGGACAAAAGCAAATCGAAGTCGTATTTACGCTAAAAAATAGGACccaaatcaaagatatGAGATTTGTCAAGGGAATCTATTTGGTTGCTGTAGATGACAAGAATAACCTAATTGTTCTTTCACTATATTCGAAACAGATTTTGACGACTGTTTTCTGTCCAAACAGCATAACCTGCATCGAAACAGATCCATCACTGGACTGGATGCTGATTGGTCTCGAGAGTGGATCCGTATTAGTATATGATGTGGACAGGAACCAAATGTCTAAGTTGAGGATCGAAAACCTTCAAAAAAGCATGTTCTTGCCAAAAGAAAGACTATCACCTATTGTTTCTATTCAGTGGAATCCTAGGGACATAGGAACAATATTGATATCATATGAACACATTACTGTCATATATTCCTTTGTAGATGCTAAAGTCAAacaacattttttttaccaatTAGAACCTTATGCGCCGGGTGGCGATCTATCCACAGGCatagagaagaaaaggacaCCAAAAGTTATCCAATCACTTTACCACCCAAATTCTTTACATGTTTTAACCGTTCATGAGGATAATTCCCTAGTATTCTGGGATGTAAGTAGCGGTAAATTAATTCAAGCTAGGAGTATATTTGAAACACATGTtaattttccaatttctaCCTCGAAAGAcgattctttgaaagagatTCCTGCCATTTTCAAAGTGGCATGGCTTTGCCAGCGCAATCCTGAATATACGTCGCTGTTGATTGCAACAAAAGCGACAAATAATCTTGGCTCTCCGCAAGAGCTAACAATGATTGATCTGGGTGGAACGCCGATGTATTCCGTTACATCGTTTGATGCAATGAGCAAGTACTACGCCAAACCAGTACAACAAAAACTATTCTCCTTGGCTGGAAAGGCCCCACTTGTAAACTTTCTACCCTTGCCGAAGGCTTCGCCATTTTTCGGTGGGTGCCATGATACAAATATCATTTTATTACTTTTAGAGGACGGTGAACTTGAGACATTAATATATCCAACGGGATCTTTCAGTTCGAAGGCGTCGATTTTCCCCCGAAGTTTAGCATGGGTGAGACCGACGGTTACTACCTGTATGGCCAAATCTGTCCAAAAGAAGTTATGGCTGGGAGTGATGACAATCGCACAAAGTGACTCATTCCTGAAAGGTGGCGTGTCTGCCAGCAGAAGTATTAGAAACCATAAAACCAGATGTGCTTTGCTGACCGGACATAGTAATGGATCAGTTAAAATATGGGATGCCTCGCACAGTGAGATAACTGAAAACGCCGTATTTGAGGTAAATACTGCAAAAATACTCAATAGAGGTACTGATTTAGCAATAAGAAATATATCATTTGCACCAGAGACGTTGGAATTGGCAGTATCCTCTGAGACTGGTGATGTGgttcttttcaagttcgAAACAAACAAGTTCTATAACCATCATCCTAGTAATGGCGCCTTAGAACTAAAATTTAGCAGGTTCTCCTTAGATGACTCAAGTAGTATTTTAGTTGATGTAACAGATAGAAGTCCTTCCAATGTCAAACAAGGTTTCATGCCGAGTACTGTGATCCACGCTAAAAAAGGCACGGTATCAACGATCTTGAATAGTGACATTGGGTTTGTTGCTATTGGTTACAACGAAGGGACCTTGGTATTGTTAGACAGAAGAGGTCCGGCTATCATTTTCAGTGAGAACATTAGAGTTCTATCCAAAGCAGGTAGTTCCTATGTTTCTGCGATTCACTGTTCCGTCATGGAGTATGGCAACGATGGGTATTCTAGTATCTTAATGCTGTGTGGGACTAATATCGGGGAATTATTGACTTTCAAAATACTGCCTGCAGCTGGCGGAACGTTTGAGGTCAAATATGCTGATTCAACAAAAACCAATAACCAAGGTAGAATTTTAAAGATAGATTCCTTTGCCAAGGAATCTGGATACAGTTGCTCAGCTACAATGACGAAAATGCAAGACTTAAGTAAGGGTGTCCCAATAAACGGGTTTGTTACGGTTACTGGGGAGACTGATATTCGCCTGGTATCACCCGGTAAATCAAAGGATACGCACGCACTTCTCAAGTGTCCAATTGCCTCTAGTGGATTGTCATTTATTCCTATTATAAACGGTAAGGGTGAAAGAAGGCTCTCAACGATCATGATTGCCCTATTGGTTAATGGGGATGTAAGAATTATGACCGTACCCGAACTTAAGGAAATTAAAAACTTACGCTGCACAATACCCGTTATCACCCAATACATTGAGAATTCATCCGTATTAGAAAATGGTGACATAGTGATCCGCAATGGAAAATTCCAAGCGTCTCTGATTTCTGTAATCAATGAAAGCGCCGCCGgaacaaatcaaaatagCGATATATCACAGCCCAATCCTATTGATACGTTATACAATCCTGATTTAAGGATCAGCTACAGGCCTCAGGTAAACTCTTTACAGTGGGCGAGAGGAACGGTATACTGCACTCCACACCAACTTGATGAACTGCTTGGTGGTACTGAAAGACCTGAATCCAAGTACGAAGAAAGCGCCATTGCTCAAGGGACTGTATCTTCCAGTAGAAGTAACACGACTGGGAAGTCATTTGCCGGTTCAAGTGAACACATGTACACTAGACCTGTGAGAAATGGTACTAGAAGCGGTGGATACGGTCTTCTTAAAAGTGTCTCTAGGGCAGTTGAAACTCGTCTAGACATGGTGGAAACTACCATCAATGACTATGCAACGACAATGGGACAAACTATGAATGACGCCATGGAAGAAACGGGAAAAGACATGATGAAGAGCGCCGTCGGTTTCTAG
- the PKC1 gene encoding protein kinase C (similar to Saccharomyces cerevisiae PKC1 (YBL105C); ancestral locus Anc_7.441), producing the protein MSVSQLEQNIQRKISVEENIIRGASALKKKTDNVMVIQKCNTNIREARQNLEYLQDNLKKLRLKTAQQNQGQNPNDNNGQNNSKEYGFLSTISPNEHIFSRLDLVKYDCPSLAQRIQYMLQQLEFKLQVEKQYQEANTKLTKLYQIDGDQRSSSAAEGGAMESKYRIQMLNKALKKYQAINVDIDQFKHQSNDMMDNQQPKFRRKQLTGVLTIGITAIRDVDHIQSPMFARKPESYITVKIDDTIKARTKPSRNDRWSEDFQISVEKGNEIEITVYDKVNDSLIPVAVMWLLLSDIAEEIRKKKAGQTTGQQGWVNASNINSGSSLANEEGSTLTSTNSNSAVQSSLEKSGQDDNALTSQISTNSWFVLEPTGQILLTLGFHKSSQVEKKHLMGGLHRHGAIINRKEDIFEQHGHHFVQKSFYNIMCCAYCGDFLRYTGFQCQDCKFLCHKKCYTNVVTKCIAKTSTDTDPDEAKLNHRIPHRFVPTSNRGTKWCCHCGYILPWGRHKVRKCSECDIMCHAQCAHLVPDFCGMSMEMANKILKTIQDTKRNQEKKKRTIPSAQTGSSIGTTIGSDRSQTKFTERANAPLPPQPRKHDKTPSPQKVERDSPTKHHEPIIDEAIPLQTRGRDKLNKFIDENEAYLNFTEGAQQSAEFSLEEKTLDPTSNKCLTELTDLSIEHSQTWESKDDLMRDELEQWKAQRDEMEREINQGSGGVPEDIEGDNIDLDTKQQPDWKDMNDFREADMTIDSSHTNPFRDMNSETFQIEQDHVSKEANQETASLAPTSTHASRTTDHQSPQKSQTSTSGKHKKKAAKRRKVSLDNFVLLKVLGKGNFGKVILSKSKNTNRLCAIKVLKKDNIIQNHDIESARAEKKVFLLATKTKHPFLTNLYCSFQTENRIYFAMEFIGGGDLMWHVQNQRLSVRRAKFYAAEVLLALKYFHDNGVIYRDLKLENILLTPEGHIKIADYGLCKDEMWYGHRTSTFCGTPEFMAPEILKEQEYTKAVDWWAFGVLLYQMLLCQSPFSGDDEDEVFNAILTDEPLYPIDMAGEIVQIFQGLLTKDPEKRLGAGPRDAAEVMEEPFFRNINFEDVLNLRIKPPYIPEIKSPEDTSYFEQEFTSAPPTLTPLPSVLTTSQQEEFRGFSFMPDDLDL; encoded by the coding sequence ATGAGTGTTTCGCAACTGGAGCAAAacattcaaagaaagataTCAGTCGAAGAAAACATCATTCGGGGAGCTTCTGCCctcaagaaaaagactGACAATGTTATggtcattcaaaaatgtaaCACAAATATAAGGGAGGCGCGTCAAAATCTCGAGTATTTGCAGgataatttgaagaagttacGATTAAAGACTGCCCAGCAAAATCAAGGCCAGAATCctaatgataataatggtCAAAATAATTCTAAGGAATACGGGTTTCTTTCCACCATATCGCCAAATGAACACATATTTTCCCGCCTGGATTTGGTGAAATATGACTGCCCTTCTTTAGCGCAAAGAATCCAATACATGTTACAACAATTAGAATTCAAATTACAAGTGGAAAAACAATATCAAGAAGCTAATACCAAGCTCACCAAACTGTATCAAATCGATGGTGACCAACGGAGCAGCTCTGCAGCAGAAGGGGGCGCTATGGAATCCAAATACAGAATTCAGATGCTCAATAAAGCCCTGAAGAAATATCAAGCTATTAATGTTGACATTGATCAGTTTAAACATCAGTCAAACGATATGATGGACAATCAACAACCAAAGTTCCGGAGAAAGCAATTGACGGGCGTCTTGACCATTGGAATAACTGCAATTAGAGACGTTGATCATATACAATCGCCTATGTTTGCCAGGAAACCAGAGAGTTATATTACTGTAAAGATCGATGATACTATCAAAGCCAGAACGAAACCCTCTAGAAATGACAGATGGAGTGaggattttcaaatctcaGTCGAAAAAGGGAATGAAATAGAGATTACCGTTTATGATAAGGTGAACGATTCGTTAATTCCAGTCGCTGTAATGTGGTTACTACTCTCCGATATTGCTGAAGAAATTCGCAAGAAGAAAGCCGGACAAACAACGGGGCAACAGGGCTGGGTCAATGCATCGAATATAAATAGCGGCTCATCTCTCGCTAACGAAGAGGGGAGCACATTGACTTCCACGAACTCGAATTCAGCCGTTCAATCATCCTTGGAAAAAAGTGGACAAGACGATAATGCATTAACTAGCCAAATCAGCACGAATTCATGGTTTGTCCTAGAACCAACCGGTCAGATTTTGTTAACATTAGGATTTCACAAGTCATCTCAggtagaaaaaaagcacttAATGGGCGGACTACATCGTCATGGTGCTATTATcaacagaaaagaagatatatTTGAGCAACATGGCCATCACTTTGTACAAAAATCATTCTACAACATCATGTGTTGCGCATACTGTGGTGATTTCCTACGGTATACCGGGTTTCAATGTCAAGATTGTAAATTTTTATGTCACAAAAAATGCTACACCAACGTTGTTACTAAGTGTATCGCTAAAACTTCCACTGATACAGACCCGGATGAAGCGAAATTGAATCATCGTATTCCTCACAGGTTTGTGCCCACTTCAAATCGCGGCACGAAATGGTGTTGCCACTGTGGTTATATCCTACCCTGGGGTAGACATAAAGTACGCAAATGTTCTGAGTGTGATATAATGTGCCACGCTCAATGTGCTCATCTAGTTCCCGATTTCTGTGGTATGTCAATGGAGATGgcaaataaaattttaaaaacaATCCAAGACACCAAACGTaaccaagaaaagaagaagagaacaatCCCATCCGCACAAACGGGATCATCCATTGGCACCACTATTGGTAGCGATCGTTCTCAAACCAAATTCACAGAAAGAGCGAATGCTCCCTTGCCCCCTCAACCCAGAAAACACGATAAAACTCCTTCACCTCAGAAAGTAGAAAGAGACTCCCCTACTAAACATCACGAACCTATAATTGATGAGGCAATTCCATTACAAACACGCGGACGTGATAAATTAAATAAATTtatcgatgaaaatgaagccTATTTAAATTTTACAGAAGGTGCACAACAGTCCGCTGAATTCTCTCTAGAGGAGAAAACGCTAGATCCAACATCGAATAAATGTCTCACGGAATTGACTGACTTATCAATTGAACACAGCCAAACGTGGGAATCCAAAGATGATTTGATGAGAGATGAACTCGAACAGTGGAAAGCACAGCGTGATGAAATGGAGCGCGAAATAAATCAAGGCAGCGGAGGCGTACCGGAAGACATAGAAGGTGACAATATAGACCTAGATACTAAGCAGCAACCTGATTGGAAGGATATGAACGATTTCCGTGAGGCCGATATGACAATTGATTCTTCACACACAAATCCGTTCCGCGACATGAATAGCGAAACTTTCCAAATTGAACAAGACCatgtttcaaaagaagcaaaCCAGGAAACAGCGTCTTTAGCTCCTACAAGCACTCATGCCTCCAGGACCACCGATCACCAATCCCCACAAAAATCACAAACTAGTACTAGCGGCAAgcataaaaagaaagcgGCTAAGCGCCGTAAGGTATCATTGGATAATTTTGTATTGCTCAAGGTTTTGGGTAAAGGTAACTTTGGTAAAGTTATCCTTTCTAAATCAAAGAACACCAACAGATTATGTGCCATAAAAGTTCTaaaaaaggataatatCATTCAAAACCATGATATTGAAAGCGCAAGAGCAGAAAAGAAGGTATTTTTGTTGGCCACCAAAACCAAACACCCATTCTTAACCAATTTATACTGTTCCTTTCAAACAGAAAATCGTATATATTTTGCCATGGAATTTATTGGGGGTGGTGACCTAATGTGGCATGTCCAAAATCAAAGGCTTTCTGTGAGAAGAGCAAAATTTTACGCTGCCGAGGTATTACTGgctttgaaatatttccatGACAATGGTGTGATATACCGTGATTTaaaattagaaaatatTCTGTTAACCCCAGAAGGTCATATAAAGATTGCCGATTATGGTTTGTGTAAGGATGAAATGTGGTATGGTCACAGAACCTCCACATTTTGTGGCACACCCGAGTTTATGGCGCCTGAAATTTTAAAAGAGCAGGAGTATACCAAAGCTGTAGATTGGTGGGCCTTTGGTGTGTTACTATATCAAATGTTATTGTGCCAGTCACCATTTTCAGGtgatgacgaagatgaagttTTCAACGCCATACTCACTGACGAACCTCTATACCCAATAGATATGGCAGGTGAGATTGTACAAATATTCCAAGGCCTCTTAACCAAAGATCCCGAAAAGAGGTTAGGAGCTGGTCCGAGAGATGCGGCTGAAGTTATGGAAGAACCTTTTTTCCGTAATATCAACTTCGAGGATGTCTTGAATCTTCGCATCAAGCCACCATACATTCCGGAAATCAAATCACCGGAAGATACATCATATTTTGAACAAGAATTTACCTCAGCGCCACCAACACTTACACCCTTGCCCTCTGTTTTGACTACAAGTCAGCAAGAAGAGTTTAGAGGATTTTCCTTTATGCCGGATGATTTAGATCTTTGA